DNA sequence from the Penicillium psychrofluorescens genome assembly, chromosome: 3 genome:
TTCAAATGGCGAGCCGGATCTTGCTCATGCCCAGCCAAGCAATAGAGGGGCAATCCATGGCCGGTGAATCTTCGATTCGGTAGCTCGCTTCGTACCCGAGCTGTAGCCGTAGCCGAGATGGATGCGCTAGCTCCGCCAGAAATGCTTTCAAAAGGGGTATAGACGCAAACTTTTTTCCGGACAATTAGGGCTTTTGTCAAGCACAGAGAAAATTTTGTGGGGTTAGTTATTACGCCGGTCAAAATCGAGTCCCTTGGGAGGTCCCCGGATTATGGACGCGGGGATAGCAATGAGGAGTTAGCCGCCTTGCTTAACAAGTATATAATCGAGTACTATTTCTCATGATCCATTTTTTCTATTCCCATCATAGGTCAATTCACTTACGTCAGAATACACTACATTCTCGTTGACTCTATCCCAGCTCGGTTGCCTGTCATGGATCAACCCAAGGAGTGAGTCAACATCTCTATCTATCCGCGTTCTGGATCATAGTGACTAACATTACGTTTTATTTAGCTACTCACAAGACGTAAAATCCGGTACGGAGGTCGAAGGGCATGGGCAGACCATTGCCGTCAGTGCCACTGAAAGGTAAGGGTCATTGGCAATTCACGACAATTAGGACACGCTAAAATTATTATAACAGACTCTACAGCCCTCTGCTTGGAATCCCAAAGGACCGCCTGCTTCAAGACGTCGCTCAGTTTTCTCATGAGCACGGACTGACCGGGAATACTGAGGCGCTGCTAATAAAAGGTGCTTTGGTTGCCCAGTCGCCGAGTGAACTGGAGACCATTTCTGAGTTAGATACCGAAGATGTCCAAGCTCTACACGATGAGCAAGCTCATCGGTGGAGACATCCGAAGATTCTCTACTTTACTATTATCATGAACTCAATAGCAGCTGCTATTCGGGGCTGGGACCAGACTGGTATGTCACAACTCATGAAAAAATTTGCAAGCAGTGGACTGAATTATATCTTTAGGGTCCAATGGTGCAAATTTGTCGTTTCCCTCAGCTCTCAATATCCCAGACACCGGACCTATTTGCGAAGCTGCGGGCACATGTACACGAAATTCTTGGCTGGTCGGCCTCGTCAACGCAGCGCCCTACATAACTATTGCCTTCCTGTAAGCCAATCGGAGCTTCAAAAGTCTTCATCTACTTATACATACTGTCAGTGCCGGGTGGCTCGCCGATCCTCTCAACCATCTAGTCGGCCGACGGGCAACTATATTTATCGCAGCGATATTCAGCCTTCTAGCACCCATCGGATGTGCAGTTTCTCAGACTTGGGGTCAGCTAGTTGCATGCCGTATGCTTCTTGGTATTGGCATGGGTCTGAAAGATGTGACTGTGCCCATCTTCTCGGCAGAAATAGCTCCAACCCTCGTCCGGGGGGGTCTAGTCATGTCATGGCAAATGTGGACGGCATTTGGCATTCTGCTAGGAACAGTTGGCAATCTCGCTGTCGCAAATACAGGAGCTCTTTCTTGGAGACTGCAATTAGGCGCCGCGTTTATACCTGCAGTTCCACTACTGTTTGGTATTTACTTTTGCCCAGAGTCACCGCGATGGCTGATTTCGAAGGGTAGGTACAAAAAGGCCTTCGAATCGCTTTGTCGACTCCGAAATACTCCTCTCCTCGCTGCTCGGGATTTGTATTTTATACAAGCTCAAATCAAGGTGGAGCAACATATCATCAATGAGGGGGAGTTCACAAAAACCGATAATATTGTCACTCGATTTTGCGAGCTCGTCACTATTCCGCGGGTCCGACGCGCTACACAGGCTGCGGGTATCGCTATGATGATGCAGCCAATGTGCGGAAGTGAgtttccctttctttttcaggATATATGCCTCTAACTCTATATTAGTCCAGGTCATTGCATTTTACTCTTCCACTATCTTCTCACAGGCAGGCGCCAGCAACATAGGAGCCCTTCTTGCATCTTTTGGCTTCGCAATAGTGAATTTCGCCTTCGCTTTCCCTGCTATATGGACTATTGACACCTTCGGACGGCGAAgcctcgccatcttcacgTTCCCCAACATGTTCTGGTCTCTGCTCGCGACCGGAATGTGTTTTTTCATCCCCGGAAACGGCTCCGCAAGAATTGGTGCCATCGCGCTTTTCATTTACATCTTCTGCGCGTTTTACTCTCCCGGAGCTGGTCCCATCCCATTCACATACTCCGCAGAGGTCTTCCCCCTCTCGCACCGAGAAGTGGGAATGGCCTTCGCTGTCGCAACGAACAATTTCTGGGCGGGAGTCATCACTTTTGCATTCCCCATCATGCTCAAGGAAATGACGCCTTCTGGCTGCTTTGGATTCTATGCGGGGATGAATCTGCTTTGCCTTGTGATGATTTTCTTGTGGTTGCCTGAGACCAAGCAGCGGAgtctggagcagctggattATATCTTTTCGACGTCGACGCGGACGCATATGAAGTTCCAGGTTGGAAAGGTGCTGCCCTGGTGGTTCAGACGCAATGTGCTGTGGCGACGAGGGGAGAAATCTCCGGATCTCTACCCTGACCTTCCTGTCTTGGACCTCAACACGGTGGTGCCGGATGACGTGAAAAGCGTGCTCTCGCACATTGAACATGTTTAATACGGAAACATAGATATTCCTGAACGATTTTTCAGATCAAGATATCTTTCCTCAGCAACCTTGAAATTAAAGATCCTTATTTCTACTGTAATACACAATGTTCGGAGCGGCTGGTATAATGTCTAACTATCATGTATGTGTGTCTATGGTCGAACTGAGATAGTTATATATTTACAGATGGCTAGTGCTTACTGCCCAGTCGCGGCAATCGCAGACGCAGGTGAAGCAGCAACATGGTCGCGGCCCAGACAGCCGCAGAGAGAAACGTCAggcgcagcgcagcagcatATGCCCCCATAACTATGAAAGATGTCAGTTAAAGTAGCCATAATCcgagggaagaagaactCACCTTGATGCCGGTGCTTCGAATCCAGGTCAGCGATGACCCGTACGGACTTGCGCACCAGAGAAATAATGTCGCGCTTGTCTGGCCCTGTAACCATGTGCTCCAGCTGAAACACGAGAGTGTTCTGAAAGACCCAGCTGCTGGCAGCCACGCCCATCACAGAGCCCAGGTTGCGCCACAGTCCCAGCGTGGTGGTGGCTACAGCTGCCTCGCTCTGTTCGCTTGTGGCCAAGACCGAGACCATCAAGGATGGAAAGGTGAATCCCTGGCCCAGAAGCGTGAGCGAGACGCAGATCATGGCAACACCATCCGGTGTGTTCATTCCCATTGATGCGGCAGCGCAGCCACCAACAAGCATACAGAGACCACCGGCGATAATAGGTGGCTTGAGACGTTTGGTCCAGGTAATCAGGAAGCCAGTTCCCACGCTCGATATCGTCACCGCGGCTGTGGCAGCGACAAGCCGCAGGCCAGAGTCAGTCGGGGAGGCGAGCTTGACGGCCTGGAAGTACAGCGGTGCATTGAACATCATGGTGTTGGTCGACATCGACCCAAAGAAATTACCAAAGATGATGCTGGCGCGAGGATTCTTGGACAGTAGTTCTACGGGCATGACAGCGCGTGGCACATTCCGCTCATACCGGACAAAGATCACCGAGAGGATCACGGATGCCACTAGGGAGACAATGACCAGCGGGTGAGACCAGGGGAAGACGTTGCCGCCCAGGTTCAGGCCCATGATCAAGGCCGTGACTGCGACAATGAGGATGAAGGACCCGGTCAGGTCGATACTCCGGATCAATTGCGGGACCGTTACTCGCTCCAGTCCGACGCGCTTCACTCCCAGACCAGACGGGACGGTCCAGGCAGCCAGAACGAAATAGACGAAGATGAAAGGCAGTTGCACGAGGAAGGCACCTCGCCAACCCACCTGGTCGCAGAGTAACCCGCCCAGCGCCAATCCAAGACAGCTACCAATTCCGAGACACAGGTTAATATATGACTGGTAGATACCACGATACTCGATGCGAACCAGGTCACTGGAGATAACCTGGCCCATggagaagacgccgccgGCACCGAGGCCACATAATGCGCGAGCGGCGATGAAGCTGCCGATGCTCTGCGCCAGTCCACACCATGCCGTCGTGAGGAAGAACACGGAGATTGCGAAGAGGTAGACGGGTTTGCGGCCAAAGGCATCGGAGATGCGTCCGAATAGAGGAAGAAATGCGGTAGAGGTCAATAGGAAAGCCGTGGACAGCCACGAGGCGGTGTTGGATGCGTTGAAGTACGAAGTGATGACCGGGTGACTTGACGCCATCAGAGTTGAGTCAAAAAAGCCGATCACGTACCCGAGCATGACGCCGGAGTAGATCAACCAGAAGCGTGTTGGTGATACGCCGATGAACCGCGAGGAGTAACGTTTATCATCCGGAGCAGCATCATTGGCTGTCCCATTCGCAGAGAAGATTCGCCGGTTCAGATTCGGCTCAACTTGCAGCCCTTGCGGAATTGAGCTGACTCGGGTTAGGTCCAGGATGGAGGCCTCGTCTACCTCTGTGCCGGCGGTCGAGCCGGCTTCCACGTCATCTTGGTGGCCGACGGAGTTGTATTCATAAGAGCCATTTCGAAGCAGAGGAGAAGTCTCTGAGCTTTGCTGCCCCTCGTCAAGCATAATGGATTATTTGGTCGAGATCCAGTCAAGAGAAAAAGTCTGGTGGGGGAGAATAATCCGACAGTGAATAATCTGACGGCTGAACAAGGAAAGAACCGTGCCGAATAACCGTGCCGAGTAAGGAGCCTTATGTTGGCTAGCGGACAGTAAGGCTCGCCATGCGCAGCAGTAGATCGTGCACAGGGCTGTATTATGTCTGTGGTGCCTATAATATGTCGGTTACATTCCGTCCCTCACATTCGGGTTCGGCAACTGCGATAAGATATGGACGAGtggggggtggggggttcATGCCGCTTCTTGCCTCTTGCATCTCTCTTACATACACCCTCTTTCGAGATGCGCCCACCTCTTCGCATCGCCGTGCTCGAATGCGACACGCCTCTTGAAGGCACCCACCGCCGCTACAACGGTTATGGCGGTGTCTTCCGTGCGCTGTtgtccgccagcgccaaAGCCCTGAACCAGCCAGAGATACTAGACCCGGAGTCCGGACTCGACATCTCCTGCTGGGACGTCGTGAACGGGGATGCGTACCCCAAactcgaggatctggacgCGGTGCTCCTGACTGGCTCAAGTGCGTATCATTGAGGAGAACAATGCATACTGCAGCCCCAAAAAAGCAAGCATGCTAATAGCGCGAAATCTCCTAGGACATAACTCGTTCGACGATATCCCCTGGATCAACCGGCTTGTCGAGTTCacgcagcagatcctcgcGCAAGACCGGGTGCGCATCCTCGGTATCTGCTTCGGACACCAGATCGTCGGCCGCGCGCTGGGCGCGAAAGTCGGACGCAGCGAGCAGGGATGGGAGATAGCCGTGTGCGGGATGGACTTGAcggagaaaggaaaagagctGTTTGGGCGAGAGAAGATCGTACGTCTTGTTTTTGGAATTTGGTTTATCATTCCGTGTTGCAGGAGGGGGGCTAACTTCGTGAAACAAACAGCGCATTCAGCAAATGCACCAAGACATCGTCTTCGAATACCCCCCCAATACCATCTCGCTGGGCTCATCGCCCATCTGCGCCGTGCAGGGCATGTACGCGCCGGGCCGGTTCGTGACGGTTCAAGGACACCCTGAATTCACCAGGGAGATTGTCACGGAGATTGTCCAGAACCGGGCAAGGCTGGGTGTTTTCAACGAGCACCAGGCGCAGGACGCACTGGGGAGAGTGGGCGATGAGCATGATGGTGTTGCTATTGGGGCGGCGTTTCTAAAGTTCCTCCTGGAGGATTGAGACGGTCCTTATTAATTATAATCTGATCTGGACGGGAGAGAGGCTCTTGGCAAGTTGCATGGGAATGGCAAGGAACGGTCGTGCATAGATCGCATCGTTCTTGGTTGAGGGTTTTACATGTCTATAGATAGATCTGGCATTTCTTGTAGATGTTCGTCTTTTGTCGTGCTTTGATAGAAGTTGAATCCATATTATCCAGACCAGCGAGACGGGTCAGCCGCAGCTGAGCGGCATGTACTGTGTAAATGAGACAAGCTCTGTACGacaccatcatccatcccTTACCCCCGAACCTCCCTACTCCTTTCTACTCTACACATCTTGGATTCTACGGAGCGAGGAGAGAATCACAGTTGATCAATGCAACCTTGCGGGATGTCTCATTAACCAAATCTATGCAAAGATCCTATCCGTCACAACATGGACGATCCTCATCGCTGCCCTACCCTCAAAAAAAAGATAGGGGTCTTGTGAAAGCAACGCAGCAAATGCCCCGGTAACAAAAATAGAAACGCCGACGGCAGAAGATATTCGCCATGCTATGCATGTCATGAACCCATCGAGGGAATTGACCATGCACCGGGCATCGATCGTCCTCTCATGCAAATCTTGTTTGAAAAGACAAAAACGCCCTCCCCGCGAAGCGAAAGCGACCATCCGAGTCGCTATTCGATGATGCACACACAAACCCCATGCCCACAAAAAAAGAACTGGGAAGAAGCTAAATCAAGCTATAATGGAAACGCTTCACAACCAACGCCACGCAGATGCAAGTCGATCGCTGCAGATGAAGATAAACATGATGGGTGGCACCGCTGATAagccagaaaaaaaaatccaagACGGACAGGAAAGAAATCAAACGGCTCGAGGGCGGGACAGACGTCCACTGCGTCGAGGGGTCATTGTCTTGTCCGCGTCTGATTGTTCGGGGTCGGTGTTATTGAggtcgtcgttgttgttcAGAGCGGAGTCAGCACCTTGGCCTTCCTCCGGCATTCGCAAATTCAGAGAGACGAGCT
Encoded proteins:
- a CDS encoding uncharacterized protein (ID:PFLUO_004821-T1.cds;~source:funannotate), translating into MDQPKDYSQDVKSGTEVEGHGQTIAVSATERLYSPLLGIPKDRLLQDVAQFSHEHGLTGNTEALLIKGALVAQSPSELETISELDTEDVQALHDEQAHRWRHPKILYFTIIMNSIAAAIRGWDQTVD
- a CDS encoding uncharacterized protein (ID:PFLUO_004822-T1.cds;~source:funannotate), whose translation is MFWSLLATGMCFFIPGNGSARIGAIALFIYIFCAFYSPGAGPIPFTYSAEVFPLSHREVGMAFAVATNNFWAGVITFAFPIMLKEMTPSGCFGFYAGMNLLCLVMIFLWLPETKQRSLEQLDYIFSTSTRTHMKFQVGKVLPWWFRRNVLWRRGEKSPDLYPDLPVLDLNTVVPDDVKSVLSHIEHV
- a CDS encoding uncharacterized protein (ID:PFLUO_004823-T1.cds;~source:funannotate): MLDEGQQSSETSPLLRNGSYEYNSVGHQDDVEAGSTAGTEVDEASILDLTRVSSIPQGLQVEPNLNRRIFSANGTANDAAPDDKRYSSRFIGVSPTRFWLIYSGVMLGHPVITSYFNASNTASWLSTAFLLTSTAFLPLFGRISDAFGRKPVYLFAISVFFLTTAWCGLAQSIGSFIAARALCGLGAGGVFSMGQVISSDLVRIEYRGIYQSYINLCLGIGSCLGLALGGLLCDQVGWRGAFLVQLPFIFVYFVLAAWTVPSGLGVKRVGLERVTVPQLIRSIDLTGSFILIVAVTALIMGLNLGGNVFPWSHPLVIVSLVASVILSVIFVRYERNVPRAVMPVELLSKNPRASIIFGNFFGSMSTNTMMFNAPLYFQAVKLASPTDSGLRLVAATAAVTISSVGTGFLITWTKRLKPPIIAGGLCMLVGGCAAASMGMNTPDGVAMICVSLTLLGQGFTFPSLMVSVLATSEQSEAAVATTTLGLWRNLGSVMGVAASSWVFQNTLVFQLEHMVTGPDKRDIISLVRKSVRVIADLDSKHRHQVMGAYAAALRLTFLSAAVWAATMLLLHLRLRLPRLGSKH
- a CDS encoding uncharacterized protein (ID:PFLUO_004824-T1.cds;~source:funannotate); this translates as MRPPLRIAVLECDTPLEGTHRRYNGYGGVFRALLSASAKALNQPEILDPESGLDISCWDVVNGDAYPKLEDLDAVLLTGSRHNSFDDIPWINRLVEFTQQILAQDRVRILGICFGHQIVGRALGAKVGRSEQGWEIAVCGMDLTEKGKELFGREKIRIQQMHQDIVFEYPPNTISLGSSPICAVQGMYAPGRFVTVQGHPEFTREIVTEIVQNRARLGVFNEHQAQDALGRVGDEHDGVAIGAAFLKFLLED